In a genomic window of Shouchella clausii:
- a CDS encoding SRPBCC family protein, which translates to MDTFVFTYRTRINATMKQVWSFFSDATNIEKVHKRPKVRVCKKGERDLESVIMLAAFQIKWKSVITEERKGHYFIDEAENPPYPFSYWRHKHSFEREGDAILMVDEVSFRAKLPASIIAKGLNVMFKAREKQIHAYFQNKALTETEVESQ; encoded by the coding sequence ATGGATACATTTGTATTTACGTACAGAACCCGTATCAATGCCACGATGAAACAAGTTTGGTCGTTTTTTTCGGATGCGACGAATATTGAAAAAGTGCACAAACGACCGAAAGTGAGAGTATGTAAAAAAGGGGAGAGGGATTTAGAATCAGTAATTATGTTAGCCGCTTTTCAAATCAAATGGAAGTCGGTCATCACTGAGGAGCGCAAAGGCCATTATTTTATCGACGAAGCGGAGAATCCTCCTTACCCTTTTTCGTATTGGCGTCATAAGCATTCGTTTGAAAGGGAAGGGGACGCTATTTTAATGGTTGATGAAGTCTCCTTTCGCGCTAAACTGCCGGCAAGTATAATCGCTAAAGGTTTAAACGTTATGTTCAAAGCTCGTGAAAAACAAATACACGCTTATTTTCAAAACAAAGCTTTAACAGAAACCGAAGTCGAATCACAATAA
- a CDS encoding YaaR family protein, with translation MLDIERVREQQRPLPISKIRAQQSRTSFQGVFEEIAGHKSEKTVYAILETLEKDGERLAKHRTAAELHAFKRSVRQCVSHLLESLKVETASSAASGQVRQYKLVKEIDKGLVELTNTVFDQSKSELDLLNKIGELQGLIIQLYL, from the coding sequence ATGCTAGATATTGAGAGAGTCCGTGAGCAGCAAAGACCTTTACCAATCAGCAAAATCCGAGCGCAGCAATCGCGCACTTCCTTTCAAGGTGTGTTTGAAGAGATTGCCGGGCATAAAAGTGAGAAAACAGTTTATGCCATACTTGAAACGTTAGAAAAAGACGGCGAGCGCTTGGCAAAACATCGGACTGCGGCAGAACTGCACGCTTTTAAGCGAAGCGTTAGGCAGTGTGTAAGCCATTTGCTGGAATCATTAAAAGTGGAAACAGCGTCAAGTGCGGCGAGTGGACAAGTGAGGCAATACAAATTGGTGAAAGAAATCGATAAAGGGCTTGTGGAACTGACGAACACGGTCTTTGACCAAAGCAAGAGCGAACTGGATTTGCTCAATAAAATTGGAGAACTGCAGGGGCTCATTATCCAGTTGTATTTATGA
- a CDS encoding polysaccharide deacetylase family protein, translated as MRKKGILAIFVFIICISAGLRCVQAIDSGNEETSVRQAVPLPVLQTQFPGVVFVKGDPASNQVALTFDDGPDPRFTEQVLTKLDQHHVPATFFVLGKRVEANPELLVRLNQAGHEVGNHTFSHPNLSEGSLEQLEAEVTKTEEFIEATIGYRPRLFRPPYGFLTAEQVGRLQALNHIVVGWDVDTLDWQGIPAQEVTETVLQGVESGSIILMHDGGDVDTPNPEIYSADALDEIIPELQSQGYAFVTVSELLGVSREK; from the coding sequence GTGAGGAAAAAAGGGATATTGGCTATTTTTGTGTTCATCATTTGTATAAGTGCAGGTTTAAGGTGTGTACAGGCGATTGATTCTGGAAATGAGGAGACGAGTGTACGCCAAGCAGTGCCGCTGCCGGTTTTGCAAACTCAATTTCCAGGAGTGGTGTTTGTTAAAGGAGATCCGGCAAGCAACCAAGTAGCATTAACGTTTGATGATGGGCCTGATCCTCGGTTTACTGAACAAGTATTGACGAAGCTCGATCAACATCATGTACCTGCTACGTTCTTCGTTTTAGGAAAACGGGTTGAAGCGAATCCTGAATTGTTGGTGAGGTTAAATCAAGCGGGCCATGAAGTAGGAAACCATACGTTTTCACACCCGAATTTATCTGAAGGTAGCCTTGAGCAGCTTGAAGCAGAAGTGACGAAAACGGAGGAATTTATAGAAGCGACGATTGGCTACCGACCTCGTTTGTTTCGGCCGCCCTATGGTTTTTTGACGGCAGAACAAGTTGGACGTCTTCAAGCGTTAAATCACATTGTTGTTGGTTGGGATGTCGACACGCTCGATTGGCAAGGAATTCCGGCCCAAGAAGTAACGGAGACGGTCCTGCAAGGTGTAGAATCAGGCAGCATTATTCTCATGCATGATGGAGGGGACGTGGATACGCCGAACCCCGAAATCTACTCAGCAGATGCGCTGGATGAGATTATCCCTGAATTACAATCTCAAGGCTATGCATTTGTAACGGTGTCAGAGTTGCTTGGAGTCTCAAGGGAAAAATAG
- the cbpB gene encoding cyclic-di-AMP-binding protein CbpB: MLHTLKDLPLSDKDIAPLIISADKVAHVQMNNPLQHALLVLIKSGYTAIPVLDASYRLRGLISKSLILDAMLGDEDFELERLSTLTVNNVMAKDVPCIRPDAPFSKALSLLINHSFLCVVDEEQAFSGILTRRSTLALISKYLHQH, translated from the coding sequence TTGTTACATACATTAAAAGACCTTCCTCTTTCGGATAAAGACATTGCGCCACTCATCATTTCTGCCGATAAAGTGGCTCATGTACAAATGAACAACCCTTTGCAGCATGCCCTACTTGTGTTAATAAAATCAGGTTATACAGCCATTCCAGTTCTCGATGCCTCCTACCGCCTTCGTGGTTTAATCAGCAAATCGCTCATCCTAGATGCGATGCTTGGTGATGAAGATTTTGAACTCGAAAGGCTATCTACATTAACAGTAAACAATGTGATGGCAAAAGATGTGCCATGTATCCGCCCTGATGCCCCATTTTCAAAAGCGCTTTCTTTATTAATCAACCATTCGTTTTTATGTGTCGTGGATGAAGAACAAGCTTTTTCTGGCATTTTGACAAGACGCTCAACACTTGCCCTAATTAGCAAATACCTTCACCAACACTAA